DNA from Nocardioides seonyuensis:
AGGTCGGCACCACGGCCGGGCCGATGATGTCGACGGGCGCGTGCATCCGGGTGAAGGTGTACGGCGAGGGCACCCACGGGTCCATGCCACACCTGGGCATCGACCCCGTCGTGCTCAGTGCCGCCATCGTGACGCGACTGCAGACGATCGTGGCGCGGGAGATCGCGCCGTCTGACTTGGGGGTCGTGACCGTCGGCAGCCTGCAGGCCGGGACGAAGGCCAACATCATCCCCGACGACGCGACCATGCTGCTCAACATCAGGGCCTACGACCTCGACGTGCGCGAGAAGCTGCTGACCGCGATCGAGAGGATCGTGCGAGCCGAGTGCGAGGCAGCCGGCAGCACACGGCCGCCGGAGATCGAGCTCTACGAGAGCTTCCCGCTCACGGACAACGATGCCCCGGTCAACGCGAAGGTCACCGAGGCCTTCGTCGCGCACTTCGGACCAGACCGGGTCAAGCGCCTCGACCCGCTCACCGGTCCGAGGACTTCAGCGTCATCCCGGACGCGTTCGGTATCCCCTACTGCTACTGGGCCTTCGGCGGCTTCACCGCCGACCAGCGCCCCGTCCCCAACCACAACCCCGGCTTCGGGCGGCGATGCAACCCACGCTGACCACGGGCACCGAGGCTGCGGTGACGGCCGTGCTGTCGTACCTCCAGAGCTGAGGTTGCGGGTCCACGCCGACAACTGGGTCTCGTGACACGACTTCGTCGTTCCTCGACCATCGGGTGAATTCGTCGTTCAGGCGAGCCCGTGCTCGTAGGCGTACGCCGCCGCGGCGGTGCGGGAGCCGACGTCGAGCTTGCCGAAGATGTTGGAGAGGTGACGTGCGACGGTCTTCTCGCTGAGGACCAGCTCGGCCGCGACCTGGGGGTTGCTGCGTCCCGCCGCGACCAGGCGCAGCACCTCCGCCTCGCGGGCGGTCAGGCCACCGGGGAGCGCCGCCGGTGCCAGCAGTATCGAGGCGAGGTCCGCCATCGGTGTCGCTCCCAGCCGGCGGAAGACGGCACGCGCGGCGGTCAGCTCGCGCTCCGCCGAGGAGTCGTCCCCCTGTGCCAGGAGACAGCGGGCGGCCAGCAGCCGCGCCACGGCGGCGTCGTACGGCGCAGTCGCCTGCGCGTAGAGCTGGTGGGCCTTGCGCAGGTAGGGGAGGGCGCCGGCGGGATCCCCGGCGGCCAGCTCGACGGCACCCATCGCCCGGGCCGCGGCGGCGGAGAGCACTCGGGCGCCGAGCGAGGCCGCCACGTCCGAGAGCTCCTGGGCCAGAGGGCGCGCGCGGTCGACGTCGCCCGACGCGAGCAGCACCTCGATCGCAGCGGGCAGCAGACGGCAGCGCTGCACCGGCCCGGCCGGCGCGCCGAGCAGACGATCGACCGCCGCCAGCGCCGCCGTACTCCTGCCACTCGCCAGCCAGAGCAGCGCCAGGCCGGGCTGGGGGTCCAGGCCGAGGTCGGCCGCACGCTGGTAGGCGGCGTCGGCGCCCTCGAGGTCGCCGCGCAGGCGCAGGAGGTCGCCGGTCTCGACGGCGGTGAGTCCCACGGCGTCCGGCGTGCCGAGCTGGCGGTAGCGGTCGGCGGCGAGTGCGTACTCCCGCAACGCGTCGTCCCAGGCCCCCTTCAGACGCAGGAGCTGACCGCGGTGCACGGCGCACTGGCCGGTGAAGGCGAGCAGCCCGGGTTGCGCGTCGCACCACCGCTCCAGGGCGGCCGTCCACTCGGCGACCCGGCTGAAGTCGCTCACCTCCTGACAGCCCTCGATGGCGGTGCAGAAGACGTGGCCGGCGATGAAGGGCGAGACCTCGCCCGAGACCACCCGCACCATCGCGTCGTCGAGCAGGGCGAGACCTTCGCCGAAGTCCCCGGAGTAGAGCGCCACCCGGCCACGGGCGCAGGTGCTCATCGCGAGCAGGTCGGTGTCGTGGAACCGCCGGGCCGCCTCGTAGGCGTCCTCGGCCCGAGACCCGGCCGTCTCGAAGTCGCCGGCGCCAATGGCCTGGAACATCAGCAGGAACGCCACCCAGCCGCGCTCGGCGCAGTCCTCGCCGACCTCGTCCACCAGGGCCACGGCCCGGCGGCACCAGCCTGCGGCGAGCGCCGGCTCTCCGTGGGCTGCGGTGTTCATCGATAGGTGGAAGGCGCACCGCGCCGCTCCGCGCAGGTCGCCCGCGGCCTCACACGCGACGACGGCGCGCTGCAGGGCGAGCACGAGGTCGTCGTGCCGGCCGACGAGCCCGGCCGTCGTGCTGAAGTGGTCGAGCTCGGCGGGGCTGAGCCCGTCGAGGCCGGTGTCGGACCATGCCTCGTAGGCGGCCTGCCAGTCGCCGCGCGCGAAGTGTTCAGCGGCCTGCTCCACGGTCCTGAGCGTACGGCGGATCAGGCCGCGTGGGGCAGGTCTGCCGTCGACTTCGCCCGGGTGCGCGAGCGTCGTACCACCTGGTCCGCGACGTAGGCGGCGTCACGGCCGACCCCGGGCAGCAGCATGGAGCTGAAGGAGTACTGGAAGGACATGCCGCAGAAGAAGAGGCCGGGGGCGTCGGTGGCGACGCCCCGCTTCTCGCGCGGCCAGCCGTCGTCGCCGGTGATCGGGAGGTCGATCCAGCCGAGCTCCTGGCGGAAGCCCGTCGCCCACACGACGGTCGCGACATCGCGGGGAACGCCGTCGACGACAGGCCGGCCGTCGCGGACCTCCTCCACCCGGCTGGTCACGCGCTCGACCCCTCGCTCGAGCAGGTCGCGGCGCTTGACGCGCAGCATGGGCCCACCGTGGTGTCGCACGTGAGCCATCACCTTGCGACCCAGCGGAGTACGGCGCGTGAGCACGTGCCGCCACGCGAAGAGCACCACGGGGAACAGCACCTGGAACAGGGGTGACTCCAGCCGGGGTGGGATCTCCCCGCAGTCACGCCCGGCGAGGATCGTCGGGTGCGTCTCGACGAGCTCGTAGGCGATGTCGGTGCCCGAGTGGCTGGCGCCCACGACGAGCACCGAACCCTCGCCGAGCTGGCTGGGTCGCCGGTACTCGCTCGAGTGGAGCTGCAGGATCGCCGGGTCGAGATCGGCGGCGACGGCCGGAATGCTCGGAGTGCGGCCGAACGTGCCGGTGGCGACCACCACGCTGCGGCACCGCAGTCGTCCGCGGTCGGTGGTGACGACGTATCCGTCGTCGTCGCGGTCCAGGGCCTGCACGCGGGTCTCGAGCCGCACCGGGAGGTCGAAGGTCCGGGCATAGGTCTCGAGGTAGTCGCCCACCGCGTCCTTGCCCGGGAAGCTCCATCGCCGCCCCGGGAACGGCAGGCCGGGGAGGCCGTCGACGTGGGCAGGGGAGTAGAGCCTCAGGCTGTCCCACTGTCGACGCCAGTTGTCACCGATGCGCGACGCGGCGTCGAGGATGACGAACGGGATGCCGCGCCGCTGGAGGTGGTAGCCCGTCGCGAGCCCGGCCTGGCCGGCGCCGATGACGACTGTGTCGATGTCAGTGTCGAAGGTGTCCATGCGTCGAGGATTCGTCCCGGGGCGCCGACGGCGCATCGGGCGCGATACCCATTCCCGGCACGTGGAGCATGGGTGGGTCTACCCAGGTCTCGTGACACGACTTCGTCGTCACTCGACCACCGGGGCTGGGCGGCGCCAGGCCGGGGTGCTGTCCACCTGCTCGAGGATCCGGAGCAGCACCCGGTCGGTGTCCGCCACCGTCGTCTCCGTGGTGATGGGAGCGGTCAGAAGCTCGTCCACACTCTCGGGAGGGGTCGCGCCGGCCGCGCGCGCGGTCGCGACGACGACTCGGGCTGCGGTGAGGGCTGCGGCCCGGCGCATGCTGATCACGGCTTCGTACGTCGCGGGCCCGCCTGCGGCGGCGGGCACCTCCCACGCGGCCAGGACGGCTGCGAAGCCGCGGCTCACGGTGACGACCGTCCACTCACGGCGCATCGGCGAGTCGGCCGGCAGCTGGCAGCGCGCAGGTCGGGCCTGAGGGTCGGCGGGGAGGTCGGCGTCGAAGTCGGCCAGCACGGCCGACCACGTCGCCGTACGGGCCAGCTCGTCCCACCGGTGCCGGGAGCGGGCGAACACGTGCCCCTCCTGGAAGGTGCCCAGGACCACCGAGCGGTCTGCGCGAGCCAGGCACTCGTCCTCGATCGCGTGGGAGGCAGCCAGCAGGGTGGCCTTGGCCAAGCGCTGCGGGCGCAGGTCGGGGAACTCGCGGATGAGCGTCGCATGCACTGACTCGTCGTGCTGCTGGCGGGATCGCTGCAGCACGCCGTCGACGGCGAGGTTGAGGGGGACTCCTCGCTCCCGGGCCTCGAGCACCTCCTGGACGAGCAGGACGTCGGCGTCGGTGAAGCGTCGATGACCCGACGTCGTACGACGACCCGTGGGAAAGCCGAAGCGGTTCTCCCAGGTGCGCAGCACGTTGGGAGTGACCCCCGTCCGCTGTGCCAGGACGCCGATGCTGAAGTCGTCGGTCACGTGCGCTCTCCGAGCTGGTAGGCGAAATCTCTGGTCGAAACCACTGGTCAAAACCCCTGCAGAGAGTTATACATGTTTGTAGAGATATCTGCAATCCAACCCTCAGGAGCCCGCCATGTTCACCATGATCCTCATCAGCTCGGTCGCCGTCTTCGTCGCACTCCTCGGCAGCGCCCTCATCTGGGGCCTGGACGCCCTTCGCGCCGACGAGATCGAGCGTGCGACGCTCCCTGCCGTCGACCCGCCCGCAGCACTGCCTAGTCGAGCTCGCTGAGGTCGGGGGGCACGTCGACCGAGTGCGCCCGCAGCACGTCGAGGGGTACGACGTCGAGCGCGCGCTCGGAGGTGGCGGCCAGGACGACCGGGGCGGCGACTCCGGCGTCGTACGCCTGCAGCCAACGGACCGCCACGACGCACCACCGGTCGCCCGGGACCAGCCCGGGGAAGCCCCACTCGGGGCGGGCCGTCGAGAGGTCGTTGCCGACCGAGCGTTGGTGGGCGAGGAACTCCTCGGTCATGACGGCGCAGACGGCGTGGAGGCCGACGTCCTGCGGCCCGACCGTGCAGGTGCCGTCGCGGTAGAACCCGGTGACGGGGTCGGTGCCGCACAGCTCCAGGGCGCCACCGAGGACGTTGCGCTCGTTCACGGGCCAAGCATGCCGGACTGCCGGTCGGGCTAGTCGCGGTCCCAGGGAGCCTCGTCGCCCATCTTGGCGTAGTACTTGGCGAGATGGCTCTTCACGCGGTCGACGTCCTTGGACGGCAGGTCGACGCCGCCACGACCGCCGGCCATCACGTTGCCCGCCGCCATGACGCCCCGAGGGACTGCGTGGAGTCGACCGTCGACCACGTCGGCGACGAGCAGCTTGTAGGCGGTGAAGTTGTCCTTGTTGTCGGCGTCGTACCAGACGTGGGCGTCGCGGTACTTCTCGTTCGGCTCGTCCTCGGCGCCGGCCCACTCGCGCACCCTCTTCTCGGCGGCATCACCGTCCCACTGGCGGTCCCGGTCGGCGAGGGGCAGGTCCTGGAAGCTCGTCACGGCCATGCCTCCAACATGCAACGGTCCTCGTCGGGACGCAACCCTCCGGCTACGGTCGAGGGATGGACGTACGCGGAGTGCTGACCGAGGGGTTCGGGCGGGTCGCCGAGCTCTACACCGACATCGCCGACGGCCTCGACGGGGAGTCGTTGCACCACCGCCCCGACGGGGGAGGGAACCCGATCGGCTGGCTGCTGTGGCACCTGGCCCGGATGCAGGACGCCCAGGTCGCGGACCTCGCGGGGGAGAGTCAGAGGTGGCAGAGGTTCCAGGACAGGTTCGGCCTGGACAACGGCAGCGACGACGTCGGCTACGGCCACACGAGCGAGCAGGTGGACGGCATCCGGATCGAGGACCTCGACCTGCTCAGGGAGTACCACCACGACGTGACGCTGGCGACCGCCCGCTACCTGCAGACCGTCGACGAGGCCGAGCTCGAGCGCGAGGTGGACCAGTCCTACGACCCGCCGGTCACAGCCGGGGTGCGGCTGGTGAGCATCCTGGCCGACGCCCTGCAGCACCTCGGCCAGGCGGCGTACGTCAAGGGGCTGCTCGGGCGCTAGGTGGCCGATCGTGCACGCCAAGGGCACGGATTGGTGCACCTGCACCATGCGTCGAGCGGGTCGCTGCGCCCACCCTCGGCAGCATGACACTCACCCGTGAACACACCACGACCACCACTCCACCTCTCTCCCGCGCGGCGCGCATCGGTGCCGGCACCTGCCTGGTCGCCGCCGGCCTCACCAACGGCCTGGCTCAGTACGTCGGCGAGCTCCTCACCTCCGACCTCGACGACTTCAGCGACCAGATCCGCTGGGGTGCCGAGCACCCCGTCGTCCACACCGCCGAGCAGACGGCGTTGCTGGTCAGCATGCTCGTGCTGCCACTCGGCCTGCTGGGCCTGGCCCACGTGACCCGCTGGGCCTCGCCACGCCTGACCGCCGTGGGGATCGTCCTCGCGCTCTGGGGCATGTGGGGCTTCCACAACATCGTCGCGCTGGGGTACGCCGCCGGCACCGTGGCGCCGGGAGCCATCGGGACCGACTCCGCGGTCGCGCTCAACGACGGATTCCTCGACCACCCCGGCACGATCGTCATGGCGCTCTTGCCGCACCTGCTGGGGTCGTTCCTCGGTCTGCTGCTGCTCGCGATCGCCGGCCTGCGCAGCATCTCGCTCCCCAGGACCCCGCTGCTCCTTCTCGTGGGCTTCCTCGTGTGGGACTTCCTGCTGCCCTCGTCCGGGCCTCTCGAGCCGCACCTCCTCCTGGCGGTCGCGATGTGTTGGCTCGGTGTCGCGGTGCTGCGGATGCCGCAGGCCGAGTGGGTTGATCCGGGACACGAGACCGGGGACAGGCCGATACTGGCCGGGTGACCCCACGCCATCCGGTCCTGGCCGTGGCCGCTGCCGCGGTGATGCTCGGAGCCGTGCTGGCCACGATCGCCACGAGCTCCGAGGGTGCCCTGTGGAAGATGTTGCTCGTCGCACTCGCGCTCGGACTGCCAGGAGCCTTCGAGGCCACCGAGCACCCGCGCAACCCGGTCGGGTGGCTGCTGCTCGCCGTTGCGTGCGTGCTGTCGGCGAGCGCAGTGGCGGCACAGGCCGACTGGTCGGGATCCGCCGGCGAGTGGACCGCGTGGCTGGTCGAGCGCGGGGGAGCGATCGTCGTACCGCTCATGTTCCTCGCGCTCGTGCTCCTGCCCGATGGCCGTCTGCCGTCGACGCGGTGGCGTCCGGTCGTGGTGGCGGCGGTCGGGGTGCAGGTGGCCGTCATAGCCGCCTGGAGCATGGTGGAGGCGGCGTCCGGTGTGCCGAACCCGCTCGGCGTCCTGCCGGCGTCATGGTCGGACGAGCTGGACGCCGCGGCCGTGTGGCTGCTGCAGGCTCCGTTGCTGCTCGCGGGGGTCGTGATCGCCGTCCGGCTGCGGCGACCGGCCGAGCGGGCCGGGCTGAGGTGGCTGCTGGGCGGTGCGCTGGGCTTCGCTGTGCTCGCCGGCATCGGACATTCGTTGCTGCCGTCGGCGGCGGACGCCCTCGACGTGCTGGGTGCACTGGTGCTCGGCGGTGGACTGGCCGTGGCGCTGCTCCACCGCTCCGCACCGGCTGCCGCGTCCACGTCGTCGCAGGTGGAGTACGACGACGAGCGGCTGTCGGCGCTGTCGGCCCGGGAGCGGGAGGTGCTCGCCCTCGTCGCAGAAGGACTGACGAATCGCCAGATCGCTGAGCGCCTCTTCATCTCCCCGGTGACCGCCCGCAACCACGTGAGCCGGATCCTCACCAAGCTCGACCTGGAGAACCGGACCCAAGCCGCCACGTGGCTGTCGCGGAGGGCGGTGGACTGATGTGACCATTCACCCGAAAATATGATATCAATTTGTCATCACATTCCGACGAGTCACATCTCCACCGGGGGGACGAACCATGGACGACCAGCACACGACCCAGGCCAACGAGAGCCAGGCCAACGAGAGCCAGGCCGACGAGACCGAGGACAGCGCCCCGGCCGGACACCCGGTGGGGCACGACGGCACGCGGGTGGACGTCACCGAGCGCACCGCCTGGTCGGTGGACGGCTTCGCCGGACTGGCGGTGTCGCTGCTGCTCCTGGGGCTCGGCACCTGGCTCTTCGTCCTGGGTGTGCGGGCCGCTGAGGCCGACGAGGGCGGGCTCGGCGGCATGGTCGGCGGCGTCGTGCTCTTCGTGGTCGGCTGCGTGCTCGCCGCCTCGCTGACCATCGTGGCTCCCGGCCAGACGCGCGTGGTGCAGTTCTTCGGCCGCTACGTCGGCACCGTCCGCAAGCAGGGGCTGCGGATGATCGTGCCGCTCACGACGCGGCGCAACGTGTCGGTGCGGGTGCACAACTTCGAGACCCACGAGCTCAAGGTCAACGACGCGGACGGCAACCCCGTCAACATCGCGGCGATCGTCGTGTGGCAGGTCGCCGACACCGCCCGGGCGACGTTCGCGGTCGAGGACTACCCCGACTTCGTGGCAGTGCAGTCGGAGTCGGCGCTGCGCCACGTCGCGATGAGCCACCCCTACGACAACGCCGCCAACGAGGTCACCCTGCGCGGCGACACCGAGATCATCTCCGCCGAGCTCGCCGCCGAGGTCGCCGAGAGGATCGCCCTGGCCGGGCTCGAGGTCATCGAGGTGCGCATCTCGGCGCTGGCCTACGCCCCCGAGATCGCCCAGGCGATGCTCCAGCGCCAGCAGGCCTCCGCGGTCATCGCGGCGCGCGAGAAGATCGTCGACGGCGCAGTCGGCATGGTCGAGAGCGCCCTGGCACAGCTGGAGCAGAAGCAGATCGTCGACCTCGACCCGGAGCGCCGGGCCGCCATGGTGTCCAACCTCCTGGTGGTGCTGTGCTCCGAGCGGGGCACGACCCCCGTGGTCAACACCGGGTCGCTCTACACCTGATCGGGCCGGGACATGGGCGAGGACGCGGGGACACCCAAGCGGGGCCAGGAGCGCAAGTCCGTGCTCCTGCGCCTCGACCCTGCCGTCCACTCCGCCCTCCAGCGGTGGGCCGCCGACGAGCTGCGCAGCGTCAATGCCCAGGTCGAGATGGTGCTGCGGGACGCCCTGGCCAAGGCCGGCCGCGCGCCCCGCGACGCCGGGCCCGTCCCGCGGCGTGGTCGACCACCCAAGGGTCCGGACGGAACGGACAGCGACGAGCGCTAGGAAGCCCTTGTCATGCCCCGCTCCGCGGCGCATCGTGGGACCAGCAACCACGTGGGATCTGCAGCCACGTGGGATCTGCAACCGAGCGAGGCAGGTGATCAGCGATGCAGGCTCAGGTCGGTGACCGGCTGGTGGCCGAGAGCAACAGGGTGGACTCGCCACGGCGCGAGGGCGAGATCGTCGAGGTGCGAGGCGAGGGCGGTGGCCCGCCGTACGTCGTGCGCTGGGCCGACGGGCACGAGGGCCTCGTCTATCCGGGGGACGACGCCCACGTGGTGCACGCCCAGGACTGACAGGGACACAGCCCTGACGGCTCACCTGCGGGCGACGACGGCCTCCCACACGCGCTCACCACGGTCGTGCCCGCCCAGCTGCCGGGTGACGTAGGCGGCGCCGTAGCCGGCAGCGGGATCGGCCCAGGCGGAGCTGCCGCCGGCCCCGCCCATGCCGAGCTCGACGATGCCGTCGTCCTCGCTGAGCTGGAACCCCAGGGTCCACGTGACCGGACGGTCCAGGAGCGCGTCGTGTCCTGTGACCGCGGGGGAGACGTAGGCCTGCCACAGGTCGTGCCCGAGGCGCCCGGCCACCGCGCCGTCGGGGCGCACCACGTCGTCGTAGAAGCGGGCCAGCGCCACGGCGGACGCGTGCAGCGCCACGGCGGGGAAGGGAGTACGACGCAAGCGCGCGGAGCTCAGCACCGCGGGGTCGAGCAAGCCGGGCGGTCGACCCAGCGCGGGCCCCCAGCGGTCGTCGCGGAGATACCCCGACCGCCACGAACCGTCGGGGTCGACCATGCTCGCGACGCGGTCCAGGTCGCGGTCCTCGACCCGCAGGTGGAGGTCCCACCCACCGGCCGCGGCGATGCGCGCGAACCGGTCGGCCAGCGGCTCCCCGGTGGCTCGGCGCAGCACCTCGTCGAGGAGGTGGCCGTAGGTCAGGGCGTGCTCGGCGACACCGGCACCCGGGGCGTGCGCGGGGGCGGCTGCCGCGAGCATCCCGACGAGGGTCTCGCGATCGTCGTACTCGACTCCGGTCGCGGCCTCGGGGAACGTCGGCAGCCCCGCCTGGTGCGAGAGCAGCTGGCGCATCGTCGTGCCCTGCTTGCCCGCCACCGCGAACTCCGGCCACACCGAGGCGACCGCCTGGTCCAGCGCGAGGTGTCCCTCGGCGACGGCGTCCAGGAACGCGAGCGCCGCGAACGGCTTGGCGACCGAGAACGTCATCACCAGCGTGTCGGAGGTCATGGGCTCGACCCCGTCCCGCGTCCCGGCGGCGTGGTCGACCTCGAGCACGCCGCCGCGGACGACGGCCACCGCCGCACCTGACTCGCGACCCGAGGCCACGAGGTCGTCGAGGACGCGGGCGGGATCTACGTGCACGAGGCAGGACGGTAGTCGTCGCCGTCCAGCAGCCCAGCGCGACCTACTCGAGCAGGTGGTCCAGGACCCTCCCCATGACCTCGTTGCGGTCCGCCGGTGTGGCGATGCCCTCGAACCCGAAGCCCATCAGCAGCGAGTTGGGCGTCGTGATGGCGGCGCCGACGGGGAAGCCGCTGGCGTCGGTGGCGATCCAGTCGTTCGCGTTGGCCGAGCTGCCCTCAGGCGCCCCGGGGGTGGTCCAGCCGTCGAGGCCGCTCTCGAAGGACGTCGAGGTGCCGTCGGGGTGGGTCACGTCGTCGACGAAGGCGCCGAGGTTCTGCGTGCCCCAGTCGCTGGTGTAGGTGATCGAGACCTCCACCTCGCCGCCGGCCCAGTCGCTGAGGTCGACGCTCCACTCCTGCCACCCGGCCGAGTTGCCCGAGCTGGCGTGCCACTCGCCGGTCGAGCCAGTCGGCGTGCACGTCTCCGTCGCGGGGTCGTAGGTCTGGTAGTGGTCGAGGTGCGGGTGCAGCTCGCGCCAGCCCGAGGCGCAGCTCTCGCCCGTCGCCTGGCTGGTGTGGCCGTTGGCATCAGGCAGCGTCGTCCAGTCGTCGCCGTTGGGCGTGCGGGCCTCCACGAAGACGTAGTCCCAGTCGGCCTCGGTGTCGAAGGACGTCCAGAAGTCCAGGCTGCCGCCGCCGGCCGGCACGGTGACCGTCCTGGTGAGGCGCTTGTAGGACACGTCGGCGATCTGGCTGTAGACGAACTGCTCGCCCGTGTGGGGGTCGAACGGCCCGCCCGGCTTGGCCCAGCGTGCCGACGGCGCGCTCTCGAACTGCGGGAACCGGTCCACCGGCAGGATGCCGCTGGTCGCGATGAACGACGCCGTCGTGGTCTGGTTGTCGGCCGACTGCGGTCCGTTCATGGCCCAGTCGAGCCCGGTGAGCGGGTCGTCGATGCCGGTGACGCCGTGGATGCTGCCGTCGTCGGCGTGCCCGTCCCCGGGGATGGCGAGGTAGCCGCCGAACCAGTACTGCAGGACGTCGTTGGTGCCGTCACCGGATCCGCGCAGTCGCAGGCAACGACGTGTGTCGACGCCCTCGGGGAGCGGGTTGCAGGCGATGGTGCCCTGCGGGTCGTAGAACTGCGTGCCGACGGCCGCGGTGTACTGCTGGCCGGCCCAGTCGCCGGTGTAGAGCACCTTGCCGCCTTCGTTCATGTAGGCGCGGAACTCCAGCATCTCGTCGAGCGCGAGCCGGTCGACGTTGCCGGCGCCGCGGCCCGCCGTGCGGGTCACGATGTCGTCACCGGTGTACCAGATGACACCGTCGTAGTGGCTGAGGACGCCCAGTGCGTCCGGGGCCACCCGACCCTGCGCGTCCACGTCGTAGACGTCGGCCGGCTGGCCGTTGGCCGTCAGGGCGTTGAGGTAGTAGTCGAGGTAGTGCGGGCCGGGCGACTGCGCGGGCGAGGCGCCGGTGTAGTCCTCGGCGGCGACGACCAGGATGCGGTTGTCGTTCTCGGACACGGCCTTGTAGGTGAAGGACTTGCTCCGCTCGCCGCCGCCCTCGAACCACACCTTCACCGAGTCGCCGGGTTCGGTGCCGGTCACGGTGCCGCGCACCTGGTGGTAGTGCGTGGAGGTCATGCCGAAGCGCTCTCCGCCCTCCCACTCGGTGGTGGGGGAGGACTGCGTCGGACCGCCGTTGATGCTCCACTTGGCAGTCACCGCGCCGAGGCTCCGCTTGGCCAGCACGGCGACCGGTTGCGGGTCGCCGTAGGACTTGGCGAAGCTCAGCTGCACGCTCGGGATGCCGGACTTGTAGGCGTCGTCGCTCTCGAGGTAGAAGGGCTTGGTGTCGATGCCCAGGGTCGACTTCGGGTCGTCGGGGTCGGCCGCGGAGGCGGCCACCGACTCGGCGAAGGGCAGGTTGCGCTCGAACTCCTCCTGGACGAGCTGCTCGTCGTCGGGGAAGACGAAGCCGCAGCCGGGGCAGCCGGGCGAGAGCTCAGGGGTCCATGCGAGGGTGCCGGTCGCCTCCTGGGCGTAGCCGTCGACCTCGCCGTTGGTGATGTAGAGGACGTCGGAGGACAGGCCGGGGTGGAAGTCCTCGATGGCGGGCTCGTCGAGGTTGCCCGAGAGGGCGTAGTAGATCGGGTCGTCAGCGGTGGGGGTGCCGATCTGCCAGCCGTCGTTGTAGAGCAGCCAGCGGCCGTTGGAGTGGTAGTTGACCATGAACTCGGCCTTGGCCGTCTCGAAGAGCTTCATGGCTGCCTTGGTCTCCGGCTCCGAGGCAGGGGAGGGCCCGCGGTAGGTCTCGCTGCTGGGGATGTCGGAGGACCCCTCGTTGTCGTAGCCCCAGTGGGAGGGGAAGTTGCGGTTGGGGTCGACGCCGTCGCCGACCTGGGTCGTGCCGTCGCCGTTGTTGTCGCGCAGGTTCTTCCGCCACAGCCGCTCGTGGTCGAAGGTGTACTGGTAGCCGTCGGGGTTCATGACCGGCACGAACCACAGCTCGGTCTTCTGCAGGAGCTTCTTGGTCGCCTTGTCGTTGGACAGCCAGCGCTGGAGGTAGGTGTCCATCAATCGGCGGGTGACCTCGGGTGCGATCCACTCGCGGGCGTGCTGGGTCGCGCTGAAGATCGCCGCCGGGCGCGAGCCGTCCTTCTGGCCGCGGGCGCCCTGGGTCATCTTCAGCGCGAGGATGTCGCGGCCCTGGTAGGTGGTGCCGAGCTTCACCAGCTTGGTGACGCCGGGGTACTTGCGGGCGGTGGTGGTGAGGATGTCGTGGTAGCCGCCGGGCTCGTCGTAGGACCGCCACACGTTGTAGCCGCTCGCCGCCTGTGCGGCCGCGAACTGGCGCACGGTCCTGCCGCCCTTGACGCGCGCCAGTCGTACGTCGATGCCCTCGGCCCGCAGCTTGGCGGCCTCCCGCCTGGTCAGGACCAGGTCGACGCGCGTCGTGTCGCCGGTGGGGTGCGCCTCGTGCAGGTCGTAGCCCTGCTGGGCGAGCAGGGTCAGCTGCTCGGCGGTGACGCCGCTGGCTGTGTAGCCGTCGAGCCGCTGCTGCTCCGCCGGCGCGGCTGACGGGGCGGGCGTCGTGGACGACGGCGGGGCGAGGCCGACCCCGAGGGCGGCGACCACGGCCGCGACGACAGAACCCGAAATGAGACGACGCATGACTACCTCCGAGGCGGTGTGATGCAGGTCACA
Protein-coding regions in this window:
- a CDS encoding helix-turn-helix transcriptional regulator encodes the protein MTPRHPVLAVAAAAVMLGAVLATIATSSEGALWKMLLVALALGLPGAFEATEHPRNPVGWLLLAVACVLSASAVAAQADWSGSAGEWTAWLVERGGAIVVPLMFLALVLLPDGRLPSTRWRPVVVAAVGVQVAVIAAWSMVEAASGVPNPLGVLPASWSDELDAAAVWLLQAPLLLAGVVIAVRLRRPAERAGLRWLLGGALGFAVLAGIGHSLLPSAADALDVLGALVLGGGLAVALLHRSAPAAASTSSQVEYDDERLSALSAREREVLALVAEGLTNRQIAERLFISPVTARNHVSRILTKLDLENRTQAATWLSRRAVD
- a CDS encoding SPFH domain-containing protein, encoding MDDQHTTQANESQANESQADETEDSAPAGHPVGHDGTRVDVTERTAWSVDGFAGLAVSLLLLGLGTWLFVLGVRAAEADEGGLGGMVGGVVLFVVGCVLAASLTIVAPGQTRVVQFFGRYVGTVRKQGLRMIVPLTTRRNVSVRVHNFETHELKVNDADGNPVNIAAIVVWQVADTARATFAVEDYPDFVAVQSESALRHVAMSHPYDNAANEVTLRGDTEIISAELAAEVAERIALAGLEVIEVRISALAYAPEIAQAMLQRQQASAVIAAREKIVDGAVGMVESALAQLEQKQIVDLDPERRAAMVSNLLVVLCSERGTTPVVNTGSLYT
- a CDS encoding DUF1918 domain-containing protein yields the protein MQAQVGDRLVAESNRVDSPRREGEIVEVRGEGGGPPYVVRWADGHEGLVYPGDDAHVVHAQD
- a CDS encoding serine hydrolase domain-containing protein gives rise to the protein MHVDPARVLDDLVASGRESGAAVAVVRGGVLEVDHAAGTRDGVEPMTSDTLVMTFSVAKPFAALAFLDAVAEGHLALDQAVASVWPEFAVAGKQGTTMRQLLSHQAGLPTFPEAATGVEYDDRETLVGMLAAAAPAHAPGAGVAEHALTYGHLLDEVLRRATGEPLADRFARIAAAGGWDLHLRVEDRDLDRVASMVDPDGSWRSGYLRDDRWGPALGRPPGLLDPAVLSSARLRRTPFPAVALHASAVALARFYDDVVRPDGAVAGRLGHDLWQAYVSPAVTGHDALLDRPVTWTLGFQLSEDDGIVELGMGGAGGSSAWADPAAGYGAAYVTRQLGGHDRGERVWEAVVARR
- a CDS encoding M14 family metallopeptidase — its product is MRRLISGSVVAAVVAALGVGLAPPSSTTPAPSAAPAEQQRLDGYTASGVTAEQLTLLAQQGYDLHEAHPTGDTTRVDLVLTRREAAKLRAEGIDVRLARVKGGRTVRQFAAAQAASGYNVWRSYDEPGGYHDILTTTARKYPGVTKLVKLGTTYQGRDILALKMTQGARGQKDGSRPAAIFSATQHAREWIAPEVTRRLMDTYLQRWLSNDKATKKLLQKTELWFVPVMNPDGYQYTFDHERLWRKNLRDNNGDGTTQVGDGVDPNRNFPSHWGYDNEGSSDIPSSETYRGPSPASEPETKAAMKLFETAKAEFMVNYHSNGRWLLYNDGWQIGTPTADDPIYYALSGNLDEPAIEDFHPGLSSDVLYITNGEVDGYAQEATGTLAWTPELSPGCPGCGFVFPDDEQLVQEEFERNLPFAESVAASAADPDDPKSTLGIDTKPFYLESDDAYKSGIPSVQLSFAKSYGDPQPVAVLAKRSLGAVTAKWSINGGPTQSSPTTEWEGGERFGMTSTHYHQVRGTVTGTEPGDSVKVWFEGGGERSKSFTYKAVSENDNRILVVAAEDYTGASPAQSPGPHYLDYYLNALTANGQPADVYDVDAQGRVAPDALGVLSHYDGVIWYTGDDIVTRTAGRGAGNVDRLALDEMLEFRAYMNEGGKVLYTGDWAGQQYTAAVGTQFYDPQGTIACNPLPEGVDTRRCLRLRGSGDGTNDVLQYWFGGYLAIPGDGHADDGSIHGVTGIDDPLTGLDWAMNGPQSADNQTTTASFIATSGILPVDRFPQFESAPSARWAKPGGPFDPHTGEQFVYSQIADVSYKRLTRTVTVPAGGGSLDFWTSFDTEADWDYVFVEARTPNGDDWTTLPDANGHTSQATGESCASGWRELHPHLDHYQTYDPATETCTPTGSTGEWHASSGNSAGWQEWSVDLSDWAGGEVEVSITYTSDWGTQNLGAFVDDVTHPDGTSTSFESGLDGWTTPGAPEGSSANANDWIATDASGFPVGAAITTPNSLLMGFGFEGIATPADRNEVMGRVLDHLLE